The genomic interval CTGGGAAAAAGTTTCGGTGTAGCGCCGCTTGAGATCGGCCATGATTCCAGGCCATGGACGATGATAATTAAAATGCCCTGTCCCTTCCCTGTTCTTATAGACGAAGTCTATGGATTCTTCGCCAGTTCCATGCAACAAAATGTTGTATATTTTTTTAGATAAATCGCAAATCGGAGTGGAAAGAGAAAACGAATATTTCTTGGCAAGAGCTTCGAACTGGCTGCGGTTCCAGGCGCTTTCGGGATTATACGGGAGTATTCCGCCTTCGTTAAAAGACAAATTAGGATCGGGTATGATCAAGTCCGGGTCGAATTCCTGCTTCGCCCCCAGACCGGTGCATTCGGGACAGGCGCCGAACGGATTGTTGAACGAAAACAAACGCGGCTGCAATTCCGGTATCGATATTCCGCAATCGGGACAGGCGTTTTTCTGGGAAAACAGAGTCTCGGAATCAGGCCCCTCTTTGTTTTGTCTGGTAACGAGAATTATGCCGCCCGAACTCGACAACGCAGTCTCGACGGATTCTGCGATTCTTTTTTGCGATTCCTTCGATACGACGATGCGGTCGACAACGACTTCTATCGTGTGTTTTTTTTGCTTGTCGAGTTTAATATCGTCTTCCAGGCTTACGAGAAGGCCGTCGATTCTCGCGCGCACGAAACCGGCTTTTTTCGCGTCTGCGATGACTTTTTGATGCTCACCCTTTTTCGCCTTGATTATCGGCGCGAGAATCTGGATTTTCGATCCTTCGTCCCATCCCACGATGGTGTTGACTATTTGATCAACCGACTGTTCCCTGATTTCGTTTCCGCACTGGGGACAATGAACATGGCCGACGCGGGCAAATAAAAGCCGGTAATAGTCGTATATCTCGGTAACGGTGCCTACGGTGGACCGCGGATTATTGTGGGTGGTTTTCTGCTCGATGGATATAGCCGGGGACAAGCCTTCAATGTAATCGATGTCCGGCTTGTCCATCCTGCCGAGAAATTGCCTGGCGTAGGATGAAAGGGATTCTACATAGCGCCTCTGGCCTTCGGCGAATATTGTGTCGAATGCCAAGGAACTTTTTCCGGATCCGGACAATCCTGAAATGACAATTAGGGCGTCGCGCGGAAGTTCTATATCGATGTTTTTTAAATTATGTTCTCGAGCGCCCTTCACGAAAATACGATCATGTCCGCGAGGGCTTTTTGCTTGAAGTTGCTTCATGAAATTGATAATACCTCTTGTTCGTCCCGCGGTCAATTATCAGGGATGAGGACAAAAAAAAGACCACGTAAATACGTGGTCTTTTGGGCGCTGAGGGGATCGAACCCCCGACATTCTGGGTGTAAACTCATTCCCGCCTTGCGACATAGGCTTATTACCAGTAAATAGAATAGTATAATATAGAAGAATAAATCAATACCTGTAAATGAAATATTTATATTGTGGCACAATTTTGACACACAAGACATTCTGGTAAGTGAGACAGCCGGCACAAAGGCGTTTTTAGTGTGCCAGAATTGTGCCAAAAAAAAGGAGAAATCCGGCCAACCTTATGCCGAATTTCTCCCTATTCCTTCCTTGGTTCTCCACCTAATGAGGCCTCTTTCTTAACAAAATTAAGGTTATTATAACAAAGGCAGCGGTGCTAACGATCGAGAAAAGTATATTTCGCTGCACTTTGCACCTGGCTAATTCATTATTGATTCGCCCTATTTCTCCTTCTTTCTGTGAGAGGACCCGGGACTGGCCGATCGCGTATACTTCGAAGGATTTCCGTAAACTCGTCGTTGTCGTCCGTTCCGTCCTCAATTGAGAGTTCAAGAGTTGCGAGTCCTTGTTCAAGGATTCTGCTTTCATCCTCAATTCTTGAACCTGTGATTCCCAATTCTGCCTGTTGCTCTGAGAGGTCTCCCAGAGCTTCTCTAGTCGGTCCAGTTCGTTCGAGTTCGCCAGAAACCACGCTTCCGGGTGTACGGCACCCAAAAAGAGAAAGAACAAGAATATAAAGGCAGATGTTTTTTGCTTCATAGGTTTTCATGATCCCAACTGATAATGAGGGTAATCCGGATAATCTTTCCAATCACCTCCCCAGGCAAATCCGCGCGCTTTGAAAACATTCGCGATTACTTGCCATCGGGGATCTGTTGCAGGTGGCCAAACAGCCCGCCCGCCTTCAAGCGGCACAACGTCAAGGGCCTTCCCGCTTTGGTGCCGGCTTCGGTTCTGGATACCATCAGCGTTGGTAACGGTATATCGATTTTCCTTTTCCGGAAGAGTCCCGAGACCGGCGATAGCCCGCAGCCTGTTTACCTCGGCCAAATCCTTTCGCCCTTGAGCAAAAAGAGCCTGCTGCTCTTCAGTTGTTCTCAAGGTCGAAACAACCGATACCCGGACCCCAAGCCTCCTCAGTTCGGCAAGGGCTTCTTCCGCCCGGCTTCTGGCCGGTTCTTTCAGATCGGATAATGCGCGGCTCATACGGGACCGCCTTCAAGGGACAAGAGATACCCTTCGTTCTTCAAGATAGGGTCATCAACAGACGTCTTCCGAAATTCGGGCAGGATGAACCGGTCGCGGGATGCCTTGTAGAGAAATATTTTCTCCCTTGTTCTGGTACAGATTACGTCTCTCGTTTTATTTGCCCAAGTGTACAAAATGATACTAATTCCTTGGGATATGATATCCCAGGAGGGGTACCCTTCCCCGCAGGTTGTTTTATGGGTCGCCGTCAGAAATACGGCATACTCCTTCTGAATGTCATGAAGAACATCTGCGAGATACCCAGCAATTTCATTAAAGGAAAGCTTCTCCCGCATGTGATTTTCATCGATTCGTTGAAACAACTCGCCCTTAATGAAATTCTCCACCTGGACGGCCGGAAACTCGCATTTAACATATTGGGTAAAGACGCGGTAAATATCGTCGCTCAAGGAGCGGACGATCCGGCGCATGTCTGCTTTTACTTTATCGTCGATGATGTTCGATTCGCGGAAAAGCGACTTCCTGATTTCTTCATCGTGTGCGCGTGCGGCTTCTTTTTCGTCGAGCTCTTTTTTTAACGAATTGAGTTTTTTATCAACCGTATCGCCAATAGAAACGCTTTTGTCTCCGGCGCCGAGCTTAAGGCCGCGGAACCATACAAGCACAAAAAGCAGAATCAATCCCATCCCGATCACCAGCCAGCCGGCGGTCGGGATGTATTGTACTCTCTCCATTTAAATCCCCCTGACACTATAGTCAGGTTAGGATTTTATGCTTGATAAATTATGAACTCTACCTGTAATGATCCAGATAAGGTAGTTCCTGATCCACTTGTTATAACCAAGAAAGAGCCATTACCGTTATGAACAAACTCAAGCTGTGTAGAAGTAACACGATGAAGTCTAGCTATTTCATTATGTAGATACCTTCCGTCACAACCAATACTGGTTCCAACTGCTGGGTTTAAATAAGGGCTCAATGCCGTATATACTGCTGCCTGTGTCGTTCCGGGGGCGAAGTATTTATAGAGCTTCGGAGCAACATCGGCCACGTTGGCATATGAAGGGAAATACCGTCCATCCCAGAGTTTGTTAAGTTCTCCTCTGGTGGCATCGTACACCTTTCCTACGACGCCGCCACCGGCTTCAAGGGGATCGGAGCGGATTAATATACCGGAACCTGGGCTAATATATCCGCCAGCAATAAACACTCCATTATCATCGGTTGCGACGCATGAAAAGTCACCGACTGCTCCAAATGGTTGCTGTATATTCTCTTCACTAAAATCTTTGCCGGTTGTCGAAAAGGCAATCTTTCCGCTTCCACCAACGGCGACCCATTTTCCACTTCCATAGACAACATCCAGTATTGTATTTGTCCCAAATGAACTTGATCCTAGCGTAAAAGATGTTCCGGTTGTAGAATATGCAACCTTGCCTTGCCATCCAACGGCGACCCACATTCCGTTCCCGTAAGCAACACCTTCAATAATGCTGACACCGAATGGACTACTTCCAAGGGAGAAAGATGTGCCATTGGTTGAATAGGATATAATTCCACTATTTCCAACGGCTACCCATGTTTCATTTCCATAAGCAACATCAAGTATAGCATTAGATCCGAATGGACTACTTCCAAGAGTAAAGGAGGTTCCATTGGTTGAATATGCAATCTTTCCAACATTACCACCAGCGACCCACATTCCATTTCCGTAGGAAATTGCCCATATGATTGTTGATCCGAATGGACTACTTCCAAGAGTAAAGGTGGTTCCATTGGTTGAATAGGCAATCTTTCCAGCATCACCAACGGCGACCCACATTCCATTCCCATATGCAATATCCTGGATGCTAGATGTACCAAATGGACTAGTTCCAAGAGTAAAGGTGGTTCCATTGGTTGAATAGGCAATCTTGCTTCCACCAACGGCGACCCACCTTCCATTCCCATATGCAATTGACCTTATGGTATCTGATCCGAACACACTTGATAGTCTTTCCCAAACAACGCCCGGATGTGATTCCACGCCATCATTTGCCTGAACACACCCAGCAAGCGTTAGCGCCGCGGCTCCGGTTGCCAGCATTCGAGTCCAGAAGTGCTTCATCCAAACCTCCCTTGTTCCATCCATGCCTAAATATTCTTGCATCGCGAATTCATACTCGCGTGTTGCATCATTAGGATAGCGCGGATTCTTCCCCATGTAAATCTGTCTTGTGCCCGGAGTTGATCCAGATCGTGGGACGAGAGTATTTCCGGCTATAGATGCGACGAATTCCTCGAACTGGATTTCCAGCGTCTTTATTTTCTCTGCCATCAAAACATTCGTCACAAGCACATCATACGCCGCATCGATGTCGGCCGGGATCGCCACACCATTCGCCTTGTACACTCGAGCTGATGCCGCGAGATCGATCAGCGCCATTGACCGGTACTTGAGGTAATCCTCGGTTCTGGGAGCCTCCCAGTAGTAGCCGTCGAACACCCGGAGCGCCTTGATTGAATCGCTCGTACCTGCCTGTACCAGTGTCCCGCCGCGAACGAATACGCAGTCCCCCGGCCGCGCCCTCTTCCCTACCGCAGATGCGGAGAACTTGTACGGCGCTGAGGTTGTCTGGTAGAGCGATACCGAACCGGACCCGTTTGTAACCGCCCCGGCGATACCAAGGAACTGCTGCTTGAGGGCGATTCGCACATCCGAGAGTCGTACCGCACGGGGATAGAGGGATACCGATTCCGTTACCTCGGCGCCGGTGTTTATCATCTCGCCGATCGCAAGCCAACTGGCTTCCGTTAAGGCGGTGAACGTCCCTTCAACAATACTATACCATGTCTGGTTTGATATCCTGAAAAACCCCACAACCGGGACACCGCCAGCGACAGGGAGCAGGATGTACCCGTCGAGTGCATAGTTCGGATTAAGCATGTTATTATTGACGGTGAGTTTCTTTTCATCGAAGTAGATAAATCCGGGAACGTCGGCGGCGACTCCTGCTGTCGTAAACCCGTGGATATAACATTCACCATCGTTGATATCTGCGAAGGCGGCGTATCCCTTTTTAACGCCGATGCCGAGCGAGGATTGCCCTTGGGGCCGGTAGCACCGGTTGGGCCAGTAGACCCTTGCGGCCCTTGTATAGCCGTCGGGGTCCACGGAGAAAGGCCTGTCTGGCCGGGCGATGCGCGCGCGAAAAGAGGCTGGGTGAAGAAAAAGTATGAGTCGGAGCCTGATATTGTACCGCTCTTTCTAAGAATAAGCCGTGCGTAAACCGCATTTGCCGGCGCGGTTGCAATACCCCCAATAAGTTTATATGCGGTTAGATATTTTCCGCCGGCCATCTCCCCATTATTAGCATAGAGAGGTGAGTTTCCAACCGTAGCGCCCGAAACATCGTACCAATAAACAAACACCTCGGCCTTACACCTATGCGCTCCAGACCTCACCTGATATTCGTATGTCTCCCCACCGATTACCGGAATTGACCTTGAGTGTAGGTCGCTATATCCGCCGGCGGTTGCGGACGATTGCCTAATATATCCGGTAAGACCGCCGAGTAGGTTCCAGTCCAGGCTCAGATTTACTCCAAATGTAGAAACCGGCGAATTTGCTCCAAATACCCACCCATCCGTACCGTTTTCCAGTGTAGAGTTATAGCACTCGTTACCGTTTGCGCCGCGAATTCCCTGCTCCCCGGTAGCCCCCGTCTTCGCCTTCGTGATGGTCTGGGTCTTCGTGAACGAGAACGAAACACCAGCCGAGGTCTTCCCGGTAATGGTATAAAGGATAGTTGCGATAGCGGTACCGGCTGGCATCTCGGAGTGAACGGCTACGGTAGCGAATGCGCCTGAGTCGGAGATTCCGCCCGGAGTAATTCCGGTACCGGCCGCTGTTACCTTCCATGATCCGTTTGCGGTGCCGACTCCATCGTAAGCAAGCAGGGTCGCCCCTTCGTACACCCGGATTTCCGTACCTGATCCGGTGTAACTGGTGACGTTGCCGTCAGCGTCGGCGGGTACGGAGTGCGATTCGTTCTGTAGGATGCCGGAGATTGCGGAGGCACCGGTAGAGCCGGGGGTTCCGGTTGATCCATCGGAGACCACAAGAACGGTCAGGGTATCAAGGAGCGTGGTAACGCCCCCGGCCGCGTACAGCTCGCACCGAATCCCATTCACTGATGAGTCAGTCGGCGTGCGGGTTTTACCCGTGGCGTTCGCCGATGCCGTTTCCTTGAGCACCCAGCTTGATCCGTCGGTTGTCTCGTAGATTTTCCAGTATCCCGCATACGGGACAGGAGCGGCGGTACCGGTTGTAGAAAAGAAAGAGAACGATGCGGCGGCGGGAGTGAACACCCCGGCAACGCTTTTTGCAAGGACGGGAGAGGCGGAGGAGATTGAATAGACGGTGGCCGGAAGCCCCTGCGGGCCGACAGTATTATTCTTCGGAGGGGCGATTCTCTCAATTTCTTTTTCGGTTACGGTTGCCGCGCCAACTGCTTCAATAGAGTATTCATACGATTTTGACGTTATCGATTTATACCTGGTGATTTTCTTTACTATCCGGCACTTTTGAGAAATTCCAGAAAAGGTTTGTTCCGAAAGTGTAACGAATGAGCCGACAAGTAAATCGGCTTTTGATTTTACGGTATAAGAAAAATCGAGATTGTTGAAATAATTATAGAGTAGATCAGCAAGTTCTTCGGCTGCAGAAGTCGAATTAAGATACTGGGCATCATATTTATATTTTTTCTTTCCACCCTTATTACTGGTTGTGATATTAGTTTCATTTTCAGCGTATACGGTCGTTGCTGTGATTCTCAATTTTGTTATTGAACACGGTGAGGCTCCCGCGGTAATTTTCAGATCGGCATACAAGCCAAGATCTGTAAACGAAAGTGTACTACTTGGGCTTCGAACTACATCCGGAGCCGCGCCAACGACCAGCAGTATTTTTTCTCCGGTCTGTAATTGATACTGGGATAGTACCGCCTGGCCATCACTGGAAGACGGATATACCGCCCCTGCTTCTACCGTGATATTGCAGGGGTTCGTATCGTCTGCGCCGGTAGTATCTTCAAAGACAACCGTATTAGATAGAGTCTTAACGGACTTCCAGTTCACATTTATCTGATCGTAGCGAGTTCTATTTTTTTCCAAACGAACGACGCAAAGATCGGAAATAATGGGAGCAACATCAGACCCTGTGTTAATCAGTTTGTATAGTCGCAAGCTACCTGATTCATCGATGTAAAATGTATATCCGAAATCGAGAAGCAACGGTTTAAGAACAGAGTAATATTGAACATCATCAACATCCCGGATTACTTTAAAAATCTTTTTTGTATCAAGATCGCCCAAGTAATATGAGGAAGTGACAAATACAATTCCAGCGAGTGAACAAATATCTGAGACCACTGAGATTGCAGATACATTATTATAAACGGTTTGTTTACCGTTTAATGATTGCCAGGACTTCTTAAGCTTTTTATTTAAACAATCTTCTGCAACTAGACTTATCTGTTGCCTGCCTTTTGCATCAACGCCAAAAGACCAGTTATCGGTCAGAAATCCTGTGAAAACAGGAACACCGCTTTCTGTAACGAGACATTCAATTTCGTCTATAGCTGTTAGCAGATCATCATAAATATTAGATTGCTGTAACAGCGAAAAATTAAAGGTCGCGCTCGATGGTTCCAGAGCACGAAAAAGGGGCTTTGTGAAAACCATCGACTCGATGATTACATCATTGGTTACGTCATACCCTACATCATTAATTACAAGATTTATTGTCATTGATTGTAATACCCCAAGGTGTCCAGTTCATCTCTCAGCATCAACGTGAATTCCTTCATTCCGTTACTGCCGACTAACGGTGCGTTCTGATAAATATTTATGATTATGTTTTGTGATCCGGTATAGGTTGCTCCGCCCGAACTTGAGTTGTTCATACTATTGACCGTTCCACCGCCAGCCGCAATAATTTGAGCTCCGGTTAAAGCTTGTAGTTTTTCATCTTCCAAATTCAATTTGGGGATTTTATCAATATCCACAAAAGGAAGTCTATTCAAGGCTCCTATAACTTTATTAGCCGCCTCGATAAAAAAGTTCGCGATTGCCTCAACGATATCGATCATTCCATTCTGGAATGGAACTAATGCCTTGTTATATACCCATATGAATGCTTCTGTAATAAAACTGATTACCGGCGCCAGCATTTTCAGTGCCGGGGCAATAAGGGTCCCAAGGAACTCACCTACAATTGTAAGAATCCCAATTAAAGGAGTCAGCAAATCATTAATGATCGGGCCGAGAACATTCATTATACCTTGCAGGATTACGCCGAACGGATTAAGAATCGCTTTCACCGTCGTAAGAGAACCGATCATTCCGGTTATCCCACCGAAAAAAGAATCGAGGCCTCCAACAACCTTTGTGATTACATCTCCCATTTTTCCCATTCCATCGAATGGGTTAAATCCGAATCCAGGTGTTTGAACTTCGGGCTTGCTGGTCGCACCGGCTCCGGAGAAGTCAAGCAAAGAACCGCCAGTCCCAAGGCCATTATCTGCCCCAGGAAGAAGAGAAAAACGGAGCTTTGATATATCCTCTCCGAAGAGATCGGAAACATTCAATCCGCTTGAAACACCAGAACCAGAGCCACTTCCTTTTTTACCCTCCTCAGTGACCTTGGTATTTTTTTCGAGTTCGGCGGTTAGATCATTTA from Teretinema zuelzerae carries:
- a CDS encoding M15 family metallopeptidase; the encoded protein is MSRALSDLKEPARSRAEEALAELRRLGVRVSVVSTLRTTEEQQALFAQGRKDLAEVNRLRAIAGLGTLPEKENRYTVTNADGIQNRSRHQSGKALDVVPLEGGRAVWPPATDPRWQVIANVFKARGFAWGGDWKDYPDYPHYQLGS